GAACAGAAACTTCACCACTCCCAGAAAGGAAGTACAGAGAAAAATCCCTCTGCTTAATTAGTCAAATGGATGAGGATGAAGTGGTGCTTTTGGGGTTCTGGACTAGTCCTTATGTCATGAGAGTGAAAATTGCTTTGGCAGAGAAGGGAGTCCACTACTACTATATGGAAGAAGGAGATCTTTTCAAGAATAAGAGCACTTTGCTTCTGAAAATGAACCCAGTTTTTAAGAAAGTTCCAGTTATCATCCATAATGATAAGTCCATTTGTGAATCCCTCATCATCCTTCAATACATTGATGATGTTTGGAATGACGGAGCTCCAATACTTTCAGAGGATCCTTATCAGCGAGCTAAAGCAAggttttggattgatttttttGACAAGAAGGTAAGTGATCATAGtcaaaattttacaaattattTAACTTGATTAATTCTTTTACCAGATGCCATTAATTGCTCCaacatatgtttttttaacttttatgtATGGTGGTATATTGAAACACATAAAAGTTTCAGTCTAAATGTAGAGATATTTCAGTACCATACAATAATTTTTACTCAATAAAAgcctatgaattttttttaattttttttttttggggcggTTTAACCCCGTTGACTCGACTCCATCTAAGCGAGAGCTTGTgtatcagtttttttttaaaaaatttgatccTCATGTAGTCATGCAAATTAGTCTTATCATGTTTGTGCAGATAGCAGACTGTGGGAGAAGGATGTGGGCTAGCAAGGGAGCAGACCAAGAGGCAGCAAAGAAAGAGTTCATAGAAAGCTTGAAGCTGTTAGAAGGCGAGCTTGGAGAGAAGCCCTACTTTGGAGGTGATCGCTTCGGCCTCTTGGATATTGCCCTGGTACCATTCTCTTGCAGGTTTTACACATATGAGACTCTTTGCAATTTCAGCGTAGAGAAAGAGTGCCCCAAGCTCATCGAGTGGGTGAAAAGGTGCAGTCTGAGGGAGAGTGTTTCCAAGAGCCTTCCTGACCAATATAAAGTCTATGACTTTGTGTTGGAATTCAAGAAAATGCTTGGAATTAATTAGtaacaaaagttaaaaaattgTTTGCTTTAAAGATTCAGATTTGCTTGTATGTGACTAGGAATTGTAAGTTGGATTGAAGTATTGCGCTTGTTATAAAATAAGAGAGAGTGAATAAGAGATAAGAGACAGAGCAGAATTGAGTTTGCCTTTTGTTGTTAATGGATATATTGATCATATTGTGCCTAAAGATGTTGATGATCATGAGACAATTAACAATCTTTTTTTATGCTTTCTCTTGAAAGTCTATAAATGAACGACACTCTCTTGTATATGCGACTCCCATCTATATGAATAGTGTATAAGAAATGAAAGTAGggcaaaaaaaagaaagaaaaacgaaTATTAGAACTCCAAACTACTAATTCACAAGTCCCGAAAACATAATTGGATCCATAATTTGCAAACAATTGGTCATTTCTCAAAGGACTTGAAAGTAAAAAttattctttcatttcttttcaaGAGAAACGAATTACTAACAACAGAGTTACTggattttaattatttcttgtttcttgATGAAACAGTAGCAACAAAGGCATCCATTGCCTTAACAGAAGACCCCTTTTCTTCAGCATAATCTCTTATTGATGATCTTATCTTCTCCTTAATCTCAGCAGCATTTTTCCTCATTCTCCTCCTTTCCTATCTTCATCTGTTACCAAATCTATCACACCCTTCACCTCCTTGAGAGAAACCGAGAGGAAAGCAAGAGAGGAAAAGAGACCTTGTAAGAGATAGAGTTTTTTGGGAAATATTGTGAGTGGGTGTAGAAGGGTTTCGGGTTTGGGTTATGTTGATTTAACTCATCAAGTGTATATTGTAATGTTATTATTCTCTTTGGGGTTCATCATTAGGTTGGGCTGCTAGGCCCGGAATTTTTGGATTCAGGCCGGACGTCATGGgcttttttgaattttcaaccTAGGTCGGACCGAGATGAGGTTTCAAATTTCCAGACATGGGCATGCCCATTGGGTCAGGCCTAGCCGCCCATGGGCCTAGAAAGGCTGGTccctttttttcaatatttttttctaagTCTTTTATAGTTTTTTATTACAAAGGAATGAGAGCACCACCACTATGAAGTTATGACAACACCATCACCAATGAATAAGGACTTAGAGAGATTGAGAAAATTGGAGCTTGAATTTGAGAGAATAAAGGAATGAGTGCACCATCACCAAAGGAATGATGATTTagagagattaaaaaaattggagcTTGAAATTTGAGAGAATAAAGGAATGAGAACACCATCACCAAGGGAATGAGGATTTAGAGAgattgaggaaaaaaaaaaaaaaa
The window above is part of the Prunus dulcis chromosome 1, ALMONDv2, whole genome shotgun sequence genome. Proteins encoded here:
- the LOC117615221 gene encoding probable glutathione S-transferase parA isoform X2 — its product is MDEDEVVLLGFWTSPYVMRVKIALAEKGVHYYYMEEGDLFKNKSTLLLKMNPVFKKVPVIIHNDKSICESLIILQYIDDVWNDGAPILSEDPYQRAKARFWIDFFDKKVTDCGRRMWASKGADQEAAKKEFIESLKLLEGELGEKPYFGGDRFGLLDIALVPFSCRFYTYETLCNFSVEKECPKLIEWVKRCSLRESVSKSLPDQYKVYDFVLEFKKMLGIN
- the LOC117615221 gene encoding probable glutathione S-transferase parA isoform X1, whose protein sequence is MDEDEVVLLGFWTSPYVMRVKIALAEKGVHYYYMEEGDLFKNKSTLLLKMNPVFKKVPVIIHNDKSICESLIILQYIDDVWNDGAPILSEDPYQRAKARFWIDFFDKKIADCGRRMWASKGADQEAAKKEFIESLKLLEGELGEKPYFGGDRFGLLDIALVPFSCRFYTYETLCNFSVEKECPKLIEWVKRCSLRESVSKSLPDQYKVYDFVLEFKKMLGIN